In a genomic window of Nocardiopsis mwathae:
- a CDS encoding EamA family transporter: protein MIISIRDLLRSAPTRIPAPILLVCGMFALHTGSSLAVTLFDEMGSLGVTWLRLTWAALILLALGGRPLWAAFRGASKNELVTVVILGTVSAGMMAFYSESTARIDLGTATAIEFLGPLAVAVLAMRRPREFMWIAFALLGVVFLTQPWHGEADLTGVAFGLGGAAFLGFYIVYTQRVGSSFRAIHGLALSMTVASVLMAPLGVPEVAANPDPHVVLVTLGIALLFPVIPFLLEMMVLQRMSRTTYSTLASLEPAVSLVMGMVVISQHPALAQIGGIALVVIAGVGAARGDSAVTDPALSEQSVLGTERAAPDRAAARPHPDIPEPARRARGGARR from the coding sequence GTGATCATCTCCATTCGTGACCTCCTTCGTTCTGCCCCGACGCGTATCCCCGCACCGATCCTCCTGGTGTGTGGGATGTTCGCGCTGCATACGGGCAGCTCTCTGGCGGTCACCCTGTTCGACGAGATGGGGTCGCTCGGCGTCACCTGGCTCCGCCTGACGTGGGCCGCGCTGATCCTGCTCGCCCTCGGCGGCCGCCCGCTGTGGGCCGCGTTCCGCGGAGCGTCGAAGAACGAGCTGGTCACGGTCGTGATCCTGGGCACAGTCAGCGCGGGGATGATGGCCTTCTACTCCGAATCCACGGCGCGAATCGACCTCGGCACGGCCACCGCGATCGAGTTCCTCGGCCCGCTGGCCGTGGCGGTCCTGGCCATGCGCCGTCCCCGGGAGTTCATGTGGATCGCCTTCGCCCTGCTGGGCGTGGTGTTCCTGACCCAGCCCTGGCACGGCGAGGCCGACCTCACCGGCGTCGCCTTCGGGCTGGGCGGGGCCGCGTTCCTCGGCTTCTACATCGTCTACACCCAGCGCGTGGGCAGCAGCTTCCGAGCGATACACGGGCTCGCGCTGTCGATGACCGTCGCCTCGGTCCTGATGGCCCCGCTGGGGGTGCCCGAGGTCGCCGCCAACCCCGACCCGCACGTCGTCCTCGTCACCCTCGGCATCGCACTGCTCTTCCCCGTCATCCCGTTCCTGCTGGAGATGATGGTGCTGCAGCGGATGAGCCGGACCACCTACAGCACGCTGGCCAGCCTGGAGCCGGCGGTCAGCCTGGTGATGGGCATGGTGGTCATCTCGCAGCACCCCGCCCTGGCGCAGATCGGCGGGATAGCGCTGGTGGTGATCGCCGGGGTCGGCGCGGCCCGCGGCGACTCGGCCGTCACCGACCCCGCACTGTCCGAGCAGAGCGTCCTGGGGACGGAGCGGGCGGCGCCCGACAGGGCCGCGGCGCGGCCACATCCGGACATCCCCGAGCCCGCCCGGCGAGCGCGGGGCGGTGCCCGGCGCTGA
- a CDS encoding ECF-type sigma factor, with amino-acid sequence MEDERFTRLMQSAREDESPLTALNATVQLRAEVERLQAVHVRRARLQGATWSEIATILGISKQAVHKKYGGSRREK; translated from the coding sequence ATGGAGGACGAACGCTTCACCCGGCTCATGCAGTCCGCACGCGAGGACGAGTCGCCGCTGACCGCGCTCAACGCGACCGTCCAGCTGCGCGCGGAGGTCGAGCGGCTGCAGGCGGTGCACGTCCGGCGGGCCCGCTTGCAGGGCGCGACCTGGTCCGAGATCGCGACGATCCTCGGTATCAGCAAGCAGGCCGTGCACAAGAAGTATGGCGGTAGCCGCCGGGAGAAGTGA
- a CDS encoding triphosphoribosyl-dephospho-CoA synthase — translation MSVVDPAPETGALSGADPGADAGPDGGGAVGPRARRIADHAVRALIEEVVLTPKPGLVDRRGGGAHPDMDLDLMERSAEALRPAFALMVAAAEGRTPGEALRRRLGAHGRRAEQDMLRVTGGVNTHRGAIWALGLLVAATALHPDGTPAHDIARSAGRIARIPDPVVPAYAEPTHGERARARYGLRGARGEAADGFPTLVWSVLPVLRISRAAGVDEEHARLDALVGALAVLDDTCLAHRGGLAALRSVQRMAAGVLEAGGTSTAAGYELFTGLDDHVRRGGLSPGGSADLLAAALFLDRVAGPGAHRRE, via the coding sequence ATGAGCGTCGTCGACCCGGCCCCGGAGACCGGTGCGCTCTCCGGGGCGGACCCGGGCGCCGACGCGGGCCCGGACGGGGGCGGCGCCGTCGGCCCGCGGGCGCGGCGGATCGCCGACCACGCTGTGCGGGCACTCATCGAGGAGGTCGTGCTCACCCCGAAACCGGGCCTGGTCGACCGCCGCGGCGGCGGTGCCCACCCCGACATGGACCTGGACCTGATGGAGCGGTCCGCCGAGGCGCTGCGCCCCGCGTTCGCCCTCATGGTGGCCGCGGCGGAGGGCCGCACCCCCGGCGAGGCGCTGCGGCGCCGACTGGGCGCCCACGGCCGCCGTGCCGAACAGGACATGCTGCGGGTCACCGGCGGGGTCAACACCCACCGGGGTGCGATCTGGGCGCTGGGCCTGCTGGTCGCGGCGACCGCCCTGCACCCCGACGGGACACCGGCGCACGACATCGCCCGCAGCGCCGGCCGGATCGCCCGCATCCCCGACCCCGTCGTCCCCGCCTACGCCGAACCCACCCACGGGGAGCGGGCACGGGCCCGCTACGGCCTGCGCGGGGCGCGCGGCGAGGCCGCCGACGGCTTCCCGACACTGGTGTGGAGCGTCCTGCCGGTGCTGCGGATCTCTCGCGCCGCCGGGGTGGACGAGGAGCACGCCCGGCTCGATGCCCTGGTCGGCGCGCTCGCCGTGCTCGACGACACCTGTCTGGCCCACCGCGGCGGGCTCGCGGCCCTGCGCAGCGTCCAGCGCATGGCCGCCGGGGTCCTGGAGGCCGGAGGCACCTCGACCGCCGCCGGGTATGAACTCTTCACCGGGCTGGACGACCACGTTCGGCGCGGCGGACTGTCGCCGGGGGGATCGGCCGACCTGCTGGCGGCGGCGCTGTTCCTGGACCGGGTCGCCGGACCGGGAGCGCACCGCCGGGAGTGA
- a CDS encoding biotin-independent malonate decarboxylase subunit beta: MRRTLNGARTAFSGLSARERARAVLDAGTFRELLDPADRFASPHLAAQGLVPQDDDGAVVARGRIGGAPAVAVSLDGTFLGGAVGEVGGAKVAGALELAARDAAAGTPIRPVLLLETGGIRLQEATLGLLAVADIHAAVTDLRRHVPVVGVIGGPIGCFGGMAIAAGLCTRLVMTARGRLGLNGPQVIEEEAGVGEFDAADRGLILRTFGGRRRVADGFADTLVADGAAELRGAVRSAFAEGAGAEESVFRSGHVAASIAGLARHAPEAAPAAAARRAGTGDAGAAPATGRRGGVWIEALIGAPVAPPPEGPASVRVADGELGGRTARFLSVVADPAARWPRARAGEVGLEEGWALAAHVRAAVRADAVLPAGRKRVLVAIVDTPGQAYGYREELHGIHQALAGAVAAYADARRSGHPVVALVVGRAVSGGFLAHGLQADRIVALDDGAVAVQAMSREATARLTRRTIAELDAIARRVPATADDIRSFASLGAVHRLVTGVAADAPGAEDADAVRAALAEAAADARSAPVGLSARLRSAGARNDRAASREVRRRLTAAWGG; encoded by the coding sequence ATGAGACGCACTCTCAACGGTGCGCGCACCGCCTTCAGCGGGCTGAGCGCGCGTGAGCGCGCCCGCGCCGTTCTCGACGCGGGCACGTTCCGCGAGCTCCTCGACCCGGCCGACCGGTTCGCCTCCCCGCACCTGGCCGCCCAGGGCCTGGTGCCCCAGGACGACGACGGCGCGGTGGTCGCGCGCGGCCGCATCGGCGGCGCCCCCGCCGTGGCGGTCTCCCTCGACGGCACCTTCCTCGGCGGCGCGGTCGGCGAGGTCGGCGGCGCCAAGGTCGCCGGCGCACTGGAACTGGCCGCACGCGACGCCGCCGCCGGGACACCCATCCGCCCGGTCCTGCTGCTGGAGACCGGCGGCATCCGGCTGCAGGAGGCCACGCTGGGGCTGCTCGCCGTCGCCGACATCCATGCCGCCGTCACCGACCTGCGCCGCCACGTCCCGGTCGTCGGCGTCATCGGCGGCCCGATCGGCTGCTTCGGCGGCATGGCGATCGCGGCGGGCCTGTGCACCCGGCTGGTCATGACCGCGCGGGGGCGCCTCGGCCTCAACGGCCCGCAGGTCATCGAGGAGGAGGCCGGAGTGGGCGAATTCGACGCCGCCGACCGCGGCCTCATCCTGCGCACCTTCGGCGGGCGGCGGCGCGTCGCCGACGGGTTCGCCGACACCCTCGTCGCCGACGGCGCGGCCGAACTGCGCGGCGCGGTCCGCAGCGCGTTCGCCGAGGGGGCGGGTGCGGAGGAGTCCGTTTTTCGCAGCGGCCACGTCGCGGCGTCCATCGCCGGCCTGGCGCGGCACGCGCCGGAAGCGGCCCCTGCGGCCGCGGCGCGCCGGGCCGGGACCGGGGACGCAGGGGCCGCCCCTGCCACGGGTCGCAGAGGCGGTGTGTGGATCGAGGCCCTGATCGGCGCCCCGGTGGCCCCGCCGCCGGAGGGGCCGGCGTCGGTGCGCGTCGCCGATGGTGAGCTGGGCGGCCGCACGGCGCGCTTCCTCTCCGTCGTCGCGGATCCCGCCGCCCGCTGGCCGCGCGCCCGGGCGGGCGAGGTCGGCCTGGAGGAGGGCTGGGCGCTGGCGGCCCACGTCCGCGCCGCGGTGCGGGCCGATGCGGTGCTGCCGGCCGGGCGGAAGCGTGTGCTCGTCGCCATCGTGGACACCCCCGGCCAGGCCTATGGCTACCGGGAGGAGCTGCACGGCATCCACCAGGCGCTGGCCGGGGCGGTGGCGGCTTACGCCGACGCCCGCCGCTCCGGGCACCCGGTCGTCGCGCTCGTGGTCGGGCGGGCCGTCTCCGGCGGTTTCCTCGCCCACGGCCTGCAGGCCGACCGCATCGTCGCGCTCGACGACGGTGCCGTGGCCGTCCAGGCCATGTCGAGGGAGGCGACCGCCCGGCTGACCCGGCGCACTATCGCGGAGCTGGACGCCATCGCCCGCCGGGTCCCCGCCACCGCCGACGACATCAGGTCCTTCGCCTCCCTGGGCGCCGTCCACCGCCTCGTCACCGGAGTCGCCGCCGACGCCCCCGGCGCCGAGGACGCCGACGCGGTGCGCGCGGCCCTGGCCGAGGCCGCCGCCGACGCGCGCTCGGCACCGGTGGGGCTGTCGGCGCGGCTGCGGTCCGCCGGGGCCCGGAACGACCGCGCCGCCTCGCGGGAGGTGCGCCGCCGCCTCACCGCCGCATGGGGCGGCTGA
- a CDS encoding malonate decarboxylase holo-ACP synthase codes for MVGDEELGAGYAVGGHGTGTLTGYRAHDLLRFDDPGAVLPEGPESDLPLWAVSMLRDVPWVVVRRGIASAGTVPVGIRGVRRADRVAAFLPESAVVDRVTPEQAARSHPRLPDGRRAAVPALGVLTRLDMTLRRHVPSWGIGGSAGFEIVTGLPVTLPGSDLDVVIRPRGPIPLLRAATLLADLRALPVRVDVQLASAAGAFTLVDYARGGPVLVRPLDGSPPRMAEDPWADPSDRPSPPRVARPREG; via the coding sequence GTGGTTGGCGACGAAGAGCTGGGCGCGGGATACGCGGTTGGGGGCCACGGGACCGGGACACTGACCGGCTACCGGGCCCACGACCTGCTCCGCTTCGACGACCCGGGCGCGGTTCTGCCCGAGGGGCCGGAATCGGACCTGCCGCTGTGGGCCGTGTCGATGCTGCGCGACGTCCCCTGGGTGGTGGTGCGGCGGGGCATCGCCTCCGCCGGAACCGTTCCGGTCGGGATCCGCGGCGTCCGGCGGGCCGACCGCGTCGCCGCGTTCCTCCCCGAGTCCGCCGTCGTCGACCGCGTCACCCCGGAGCAGGCCGCCCGCTCCCACCCCCGGCTGCCGGACGGGCGCCGGGCGGCCGTGCCCGCGCTCGGTGTGCTCACCCGGCTCGACATGACCCTGCGGCGGCACGTTCCCAGCTGGGGGATCGGCGGCAGCGCCGGGTTCGAGATCGTCACCGGCCTGCCCGTCACTCTGCCCGGCAGCGACCTGGACGTCGTCATCCGCCCCCGCGGACCGATCCCGCTGCTGCGGGCCGCCACGCTCCTGGCCGACCTGCGCGCGCTGCCCGTGCGGGTCGACGTGCAGCTGGCGTCCGCCGCGGGCGCCTTCACCCTGGTCGACTACGCACGCGGCGGGCCGGTGCTGGTCCGCCCGCTGGACGGCTCCCCGCCGCGCATGGCCGAGGACCCCTGGGCGGACCCGAGCGACCGCCCCTCACCCCCTCGCGTGGCGCGGCCACGCGAGGGGTGA
- a CDS encoding transposase — protein sequence MGGTRPHAGPWRRYPSSTTCSQCGEVKARLPLHVRVCSCEACGLIIDRDENAARNLATRAAACSTGTGAAGDQDAQASKPRGADRRTRATRSRRAAGTGRAGGEEPEPGGKEARDRHPDTAALMLE from the coding sequence GTGGGCGGAACAAGGCCGCATGCCGGTCCCTGGCGCCGGTATCCGTCGTCCACGACCTGCTCGCAGTGCGGGGAAGTGAAAGCCAGGCTTCCCCTGCACGTCCGGGTCTGCTCCTGCGAAGCGTGCGGTCTCATCATCGACCGCGATGAAAACGCCGCACGCAACCTCGCCACTCGTGCGGCGGCGTGCAGTACCGGTACCGGAGCGGCCGGAGACCAGGACGCCCAAGCGTCGAAACCGCGTGGAGCCGACCGTAGGACCCGGGCCACCCGTTCCCGCCGTGCGGCGGGAACGGGCCGGGCGGGTGGCGAAGAACCCGAACCCGGCGGGAAGGAAGCGCGAGACCGCCATCCGGACACCGCGGCCCTTATGCTTGAGTGA
- a CDS encoding carboxylate-amine ligase: MNETGTTRDSIGHSANLPVAPGGTAPAIPAQDTAPLPLTPLADGEEPSSVPTIGTEEEFFVIDARTFRARARAPEVLSGARARHRGGRRESAVCAEITRLQVEATTPVCRSGRELYGHLVSARQALADAAREHGLGIAATGTAVIGDADPAPLTQSERYARIDARFGALRDAHTVCGCHIHVGVADREPAAYVANHLRAWTPVLLALSANSPFLLGRDTGHASWRAVTWARLPSAGPPPFVRSAADYDRAVEEMLVAGAILDRQMVYWDVRLSARLPTVEVRAVDAAGTAEEAVLAALLVRGLAAVALRRAAEGRPAPAPSDQILRLAVWRAAHDGLEGEAFDPFRGELVPARRLSEQMLEQARQGLDPADADLAGRLLDRVLAVGSGAHRQRIAYARRGRLGDVVELLVRQTRHGLVAVEG, translated from the coding sequence ATGAACGAAACCGGTACCACCCGCGACAGCATCGGCCACAGCGCGAACCTTCCGGTCGCGCCGGGGGGCACGGCGCCCGCCATACCGGCCCAGGACACCGCCCCCCTGCCCCTCACCCCCCTCGCCGACGGGGAGGAACCGTCCTCGGTTCCGACCATCGGCACCGAGGAGGAGTTCTTCGTCATCGACGCCCGGACCTTCCGGGCCCGCGCACGCGCCCCCGAGGTCCTCTCCGGTGCCCGCGCACGCCACCGCGGCGGCCGCCGCGAATCGGCGGTGTGCGCCGAGATCACCCGCCTCCAGGTCGAGGCGACGACCCCCGTCTGCCGCTCGGGCCGGGAACTCTACGGCCACCTGGTGTCCGCCCGGCAGGCGCTCGCCGACGCGGCCCGCGAACACGGGCTGGGCATCGCGGCGACCGGAACCGCGGTCATCGGCGACGCCGACCCCGCGCCGCTCACCCAGAGTGAACGCTACGCCCGGATCGACGCGCGCTTCGGCGCGCTGCGCGACGCGCACACGGTCTGCGGCTGCCACATCCACGTCGGCGTCGCCGACCGGGAGCCCGCAGCGTACGTCGCCAACCACCTGCGAGCCTGGACACCGGTGCTGCTCGCGCTCAGCGCGAACTCCCCGTTCCTGCTCGGCCGCGACACCGGCCACGCCAGCTGGCGCGCGGTCACGTGGGCGCGGCTGCCGTCGGCGGGGCCGCCGCCGTTCGTGCGCTCGGCCGCCGACTACGACCGCGCGGTCGAGGAGATGCTGGTGGCCGGCGCGATCCTGGACCGGCAGATGGTCTACTGGGACGTCCGCCTCTCCGCGCGCCTGCCGACGGTGGAGGTGCGCGCCGTCGACGCGGCCGGCACGGCGGAGGAGGCGGTTCTGGCCGCGCTGCTGGTGCGCGGCCTGGCGGCGGTCGCGCTGCGCCGGGCCGCCGAGGGGCGGCCCGCCCCGGCGCCCAGTGACCAGATCCTGCGGCTGGCGGTGTGGCGCGCGGCCCACGACGGCTTGGAAGGGGAGGCGTTCGATCCCTTCCGCGGCGAACTCGTCCCCGCCCGCCGCCTGTCCGAGCAGATGCTGGAGCAGGCCCGGCAGGGCCTCGACCCGGCCGACGCCGACCTGGCCGGACGACTACTCGACCGGGTGCTGGCCGTGGGGTCGGGCGCGCACCGGCAGCGCATCGCCTATGCGCGCCGGGGGCGGCTGGGCGACGTGGTGGAGCTGCTGGTCCGCCAGACCCGCCACGGCCTGGTCGCCGTGGAGGGCTGA
- a CDS encoding alpha-ketoglutarate-dependent dioxygenase AlkB family protein, which translates to MGDGLFDVPAEPVEVAPGAVHVPGWLSTPTQRELVALCREWARGPAGMRRHRMPRGGMMSVRMVSLGWHWEPYRYSRTLPGGEPVRPFPPLLGELARAGVAAAYGAPPPAGTPDYDVALVNFYDAEAKMGLHQDREEQADVPVVSFNLGDACVFRFGNTETRGRPYTDVELRGGDLFVFGGPSRMAYHGVPRVLPGTADPAAGLDSGRLNITVRASGLG; encoded by the coding sequence ATGGGCGACGGTCTGTTCGACGTCCCGGCCGAACCCGTGGAGGTGGCGCCCGGGGCCGTGCACGTGCCGGGCTGGCTGAGCACGCCGACCCAGCGCGAGCTCGTGGCGCTCTGCCGCGAGTGGGCGCGGGGACCCGCGGGCATGCGGCGGCACCGGATGCCGCGCGGCGGGATGATGAGCGTGCGGATGGTCTCCCTGGGCTGGCACTGGGAGCCCTACCGGTACTCCAGGACGCTTCCCGGCGGCGAGCCGGTCCGGCCGTTCCCGCCGCTGCTCGGGGAGCTCGCCCGGGCCGGTGTGGCCGCGGCCTACGGCGCCCCGCCGCCCGCCGGAACCCCCGACTACGACGTGGCCCTGGTCAACTTCTACGACGCCGAGGCGAAGATGGGCCTGCATCAGGACCGCGAGGAGCAGGCCGACGTTCCCGTCGTCTCGTTCAACCTCGGTGACGCGTGTGTGTTCCGCTTCGGCAACACCGAGACCCGCGGCCGCCCCTACACCGACGTCGAGCTGCGCGGCGGCGACCTGTTCGTGTTCGGCGGCCCGTCCCGCATGGCCTACCACGGCGTGCCGCGCGTCCTGCCCGGGACCGCCGACCCCGCGGCCGGGCTGGACAGCGGGCGGCTCAACATCACCGTCCGCGCCTCCGGGCTGGGGTGA
- a CDS encoding SapB/AmfS family lanthipeptide — MPYILDLQSLEASATHEAERNVFGSIPDSTMSMADACDIGDSGLSVMICH; from the coding sequence ATGCCCTACATCCTCGACCTGCAGTCCCTGGAAGCCTCCGCGACCCACGAGGCCGAACGGAACGTGTTCGGCAGCATCCCTGACAGCACCATGAGCATGGCCGACGCCTGCGATATCGGGGACAGCGGCCTCAGCGTCATGATCTGCCACTAA
- the lanKC gene encoding class III lanthionine synthetase LanKC: MKSDYFQYCVADRLFYDAPENRMADRAAYSRPPAPADGQWATSEDHPWVHYRRQGAGLPAQGWKIHVSARLESAQKTLDITSDYCIEKGISFKFLIHETAFLWRNAKYADRSASGKFITVYPSSDEELHAALDELTQRLHGLGGPYILSDLRWNDGPLYLRYGGFTRRYVRDEQGEPVPAIEDPQGRLCPDLRRPVFSCPDWVRPPEFLRPLVEERRSGHPPEAFPYVITSALHHSNGGGVYLAHARTGGAQVVVKEARPHAALDPLGRDAVARLRHEHDILARLADVEEVIGVRGRFTAWEHEFLVQEYAAGGTLSREMVRRHPLIHPDPDDTGNADYTRWVLGVTDQVERAVARLHDRGVAFGDLHTRNVLLRDDGRIALGDFELATAGGDRPHTAMGAPGFTPPDRRGAYAADRYALGCLKIALFLPLTTLLSLDTGRARALVETIGRLFDVPADWGGNVLADLDLGPAPWAGTARQMARSSALISGALISGAARRPAPRDGGPEARGGPDWPAIEASIARAIRASAAPERTDRLFPGDIAQFTVSGLGLAHGAAGVLYALSVAGHGRPTDPEEWAVWTGWLLRRVREHRRPHRLGFFDGLHGIAYALEEIGLREDALDILEAADRHERGAVMPDSLAAGSSGTALNRVHFSRRLGDRGLLDAAVEDAQRIADGYAEGGEPSGRGPAGLLRGPSGHALLFIHLHRETGDSGYLDLAQRALERDLRSCVHRATDDTLSVHDGRRTLPYLADGSAGIGLVLGEFLRHRDSEVFATALDRIRRAAQPAFCVLPALFQGAAGLLGFLAHLRYPGENDERLEEQIGLRRDRLRWHMVGLRGEIAVPGDQLLRLSMDLATGAAGVLLGLAAVRDDRLPVLPFVSRSADSAPGGRRHREPRPEADDEGGTRPHPTRER; the protein is encoded by the coding sequence ATGAAATCCGACTACTTCCAGTACTGTGTCGCCGACCGCCTCTTCTATGACGCGCCGGAGAACCGGATGGCGGACCGCGCCGCCTACTCCCGCCCTCCGGCCCCCGCCGACGGGCAGTGGGCGACGAGCGAGGACCACCCGTGGGTGCACTACAGGCGGCAGGGCGCGGGGCTCCCCGCCCAGGGCTGGAAGATCCACGTATCGGCCCGCCTGGAATCGGCACAGAAAACGCTGGACATCACGTCCGACTATTGCATCGAAAAAGGAATCTCGTTCAAATTCCTCATCCATGAGACCGCTTTCCTGTGGAGGAACGCCAAGTACGCGGACCGTTCTGCGAGCGGAAAATTCATCACCGTCTACCCTTCATCGGACGAGGAGCTGCACGCCGCGCTCGACGAGCTCACCCAGCGCCTGCACGGCCTCGGCGGCCCCTACATCCTCAGCGATCTGCGGTGGAACGACGGACCGCTCTATCTCCGGTACGGCGGTTTCACGCGGCGGTATGTCCGCGACGAGCAGGGCGAGCCGGTTCCGGCGATCGAGGACCCCCAGGGGCGGCTGTGCCCCGACCTCCGCCGGCCGGTGTTCTCCTGCCCCGACTGGGTACGGCCGCCCGAGTTCCTCCGCCCCCTGGTGGAGGAACGGCGCTCCGGCCACCCGCCCGAGGCCTTCCCGTACGTGATCACCTCCGCCCTGCACCACTCCAACGGGGGCGGCGTCTACCTCGCCCACGCGCGCACCGGCGGCGCGCAGGTCGTCGTGAAGGAGGCGCGCCCGCACGCCGCGCTCGACCCCTTGGGACGCGACGCCGTCGCCCGGCTGCGGCACGAGCACGACATCCTGGCCCGGCTCGCCGACGTCGAGGAGGTCATCGGGGTCCGCGGCCGGTTCACCGCCTGGGAGCACGAGTTCCTCGTCCAGGAGTACGCGGCGGGCGGCACGCTCAGCCGCGAGATGGTGCGCCGGCATCCCCTCATCCACCCCGATCCCGACGACACCGGGAACGCGGACTACACACGCTGGGTTCTGGGCGTCACCGACCAGGTCGAGCGGGCGGTGGCGCGGCTGCACGACCGGGGCGTCGCCTTCGGCGACCTCCACACGCGCAATGTCCTCCTCCGGGACGACGGCCGCATCGCCCTCGGCGACTTCGAACTCGCCACCGCCGGCGGCGACCGACCGCACACGGCCATGGGCGCCCCCGGGTTCACACCGCCCGACCGCCGGGGAGCCTACGCGGCGGACCGCTATGCGCTCGGCTGTCTGAAGATCGCCCTGTTCCTCCCGCTGACCACGCTGCTCTCGCTGGACACCGGAAGGGCACGTGCCCTCGTCGAGACCATCGGGCGACTGTTCGACGTCCCGGCCGACTGGGGCGGGAACGTGCTCGCCGACCTCGACCTCGGCCCCGCGCCGTGGGCGGGCACCGCGCGGCAGATGGCACGCTCGTCCGCCCTCATCTCGGGTGCCCTCATCTCGGGTGCCGCCCGGCGCCCGGCGCCACGGGACGGAGGGCCGGAGGCCCGGGGCGGTCCCGACTGGCCCGCGATCGAGGCCTCCATCGCGCGCGCCATCCGGGCCAGTGCCGCACCGGAGCGCACCGACCGGCTCTTTCCCGGCGACATCGCACAGTTCACCGTCTCCGGCCTCGGCCTCGCCCACGGCGCCGCCGGAGTCCTCTACGCGCTGTCGGTCGCGGGGCACGGCCGCCCCACCGATCCGGAGGAGTGGGCGGTATGGACCGGATGGCTGCTGCGCCGGGTACGCGAACACCGGCGGCCGCACCGCCTCGGATTCTTCGACGGGCTGCACGGCATCGCCTACGCGCTGGAGGAGATCGGCCTGCGCGAGGACGCACTCGACATCCTGGAGGCGGCCGACCGCCACGAGCGCGGCGCCGTCATGCCCGACAGCCTGGCCGCCGGATCGAGCGGCACGGCCCTCAACCGCGTGCACTTCTCCCGCCGCCTCGGCGACCGCGGCCTCCTCGACGCCGCGGTGGAGGACGCGCAGCGGATCGCCGACGGGTATGCGGAGGGCGGTGAGCCGAGCGGACGCGGTCCGGCGGGGCTGCTGCGCGGCCCCTCCGGCCACGCGCTGCTCTTCATCCACCTCCACCGGGAGACCGGGGACTCCGGCTACCTGGACCTGGCGCAGCGGGCCCTGGAACGGGACCTGCGTTCGTGCGTCCACCGGGCGACCGACGACACCCTGTCCGTCCACGACGGGCGGCGCACCCTGCCCTATCTCGCCGACGGCTCGGCCGGCATCGGCCTGGTGCTCGGCGAATTCCTGCGGCACCGGGACAGCGAGGTCTTCGCAACGGCGCTGGACCGCATCCGACGCGCGGCACAGCCCGCGTTCTGCGTCCTTCCCGCGCTCTTCCAGGGAGCCGCCGGGCTCCTCGGCTTCCTCGCCCACCTGCGCTACCCGGGGGAGAACGACGAGCGGCTGGAGGAGCAGATCGGTCTGCGGCGCGACCGGCTGCGCTGGCACATGGTCGGGCTGCGCGGCGAGATCGCCGTCCCCGGCGACCAGTTGCTGCGTCTCTCCATGGATCTGGCGACGGGCGCGGCCGGCGTCCTCCTCGGGTTGGCCGCGGTCCGCGACGACCGCCTGCCCGTCCTCCCCTTCGTCAGCCGGTCCGCCGACTCCGCCCCGGGCGGGCGGCGACACCGCGAGCCCCGCCCCGAAGCCGATGACGAAGGGGGTACCCGTCCCCATCCGACCCGAGAACGTTAG